One Desulfobulbus propionicus DSM 2032 DNA segment encodes these proteins:
- a CDS encoding ABC transporter ATP-binding protein translates to MARAISEPSGELLWSLTKVNFGYNGTPVVCDVSLELRRGCCYGILGPNGSGKTTLLDLMGGLLMPHSGMIEFMGRPLHVWPRKQLARQLALVPQDFMVRFGYSVREVVEMGLHPHLHRFAAPSETDQVLVDEALEATGIAALANRPVTRLSGGEKQRVAVARALAQKPAVLLLDEATSNLDIHHSLEILHLIRGRFERQGMQVVAVMHDLNLASFFCDRLIFLKQGQVVCQGPTEEVLTPENIEAVYGVEAEVRSNAFTNSRQVSFRLPLNR, encoded by the coding sequence ATGGCAAGAGCGATTTCTGAACCATCAGGCGAACTGCTCTGGTCGCTGACCAAGGTTAACTTCGGCTACAACGGGACACCGGTGGTATGCGATGTCAGCCTGGAGTTGCGCCGTGGCTGCTGTTACGGTATCCTCGGCCCCAACGGCAGCGGCAAGACCACCCTGCTCGACCTGATGGGCGGCCTGCTGATGCCGCACTCGGGGATGATCGAGTTCATGGGCCGCCCCCTCCATGTCTGGCCGCGCAAGCAGCTCGCCCGACAGCTGGCTCTGGTGCCCCAGGATTTCATGGTCCGCTTCGGCTATTCGGTGCGCGAGGTGGTGGAGATGGGCCTGCATCCGCACCTCCATCGCTTTGCCGCCCCCAGCGAAACCGACCAGGTCCTGGTCGACGAGGCCCTGGAGGCCACCGGCATCGCCGCCCTGGCCAACCGGCCGGTCACCCGCTTGTCGGGCGGCGAAAAACAGCGGGTGGCCGTGGCCCGGGCCCTGGCCCAGAAACCGGCGGTGCTCCTGCTCGATGAGGCCACCTCCAATCTCGACATCCACCACAGCCTGGAGATCCTGCATCTGATCCGCGGCCGCTTCGAGCGGCAGGGGATGCAGGTGGTGGCGGTCATGCACGACCTCAACCTGGCCTCGTTCTTCTGTGACCGGCTGATCTTCCTCAAACAGGGGCAGGTGGTCTGCCAGGGACCGACCGAGGAGGTGCTGACGCCGGAAAACATTGAAGCCGTGTACGGCGTCGAGGCCGAGGTTCGGTCCAACGCCTTCACCAACAGTCGTCAGGTGAGTTTTCGCCTGCCGCTCAACCGCTAA
- a CDS encoding sirohydrochlorin cobaltochelatase, whose translation MQQSEAIVLAMFGTTVEPALQGLLAIKTAMEAAYPRTPVRLAFTSNQIRRIWHQRAANPAYRVEHPEIPLEILEVQGILATIANLQDRGHTALVVQSTHIAPAEEFHDLASYVHGLRSIRTMKPRWQPFTAIGLGRPLLGAYSLKHAYADDIRIAARALASDAELARSHGAALVYMGHGNHYFPSGGLYLEFAARMRELYADVLTLIATVEGFPALDQVVGDLRLHGQRRVLLKPFLLVAGEHATRDLIGPQEDSWRSILVRAGFEVLSALQGLGEQPAVARIFVDHAAQAAAEAGVDLH comes from the coding sequence GTGCAGCAGAGCGAGGCCATTGTCCTGGCCATGTTCGGAACAACGGTGGAACCGGCCCTGCAAGGGCTGCTGGCGATCAAGACCGCCATGGAGGCCGCCTATCCCCGCACTCCGGTGCGTCTGGCCTTCACTTCCAACCAGATCCGCCGCATCTGGCACCAGCGTGCCGCCAATCCCGCCTACCGAGTCGAACATCCCGAAATACCGCTGGAAATTCTCGAAGTCCAGGGCATCCTGGCCACCATCGCCAATCTCCAAGACCGGGGCCATACTGCCCTGGTGGTCCAGTCGACTCACATCGCCCCGGCCGAGGAGTTCCACGACCTGGCGTCCTATGTTCATGGCCTGCGCTCGATTCGGACCATGAAGCCGCGCTGGCAGCCTTTCACGGCCATCGGCCTGGGCCGGCCGCTGCTCGGTGCCTACAGCCTCAAACACGCTTATGCCGACGACATTCGCATCGCCGCCCGGGCCCTGGCCAGCGATGCCGAGTTGGCGCGCAGCCACGGCGCGGCCCTGGTCTACATGGGCCACGGCAACCACTACTTTCCTTCCGGCGGCCTCTATTTGGAGTTTGCCGCCCGTATGCGCGAACTCTATGCCGATGTCCTGACCCTGATCGCCACGGTCGAGGGGTTTCCGGCCCTGGACCAGGTGGTGGGCGATCTGCGGCTCCATGGACAGCGGCGTGTGCTTCTCAAACCCTTTCTTCTTGTTGCCGGCGAGCATGCCACCCGCGACCTGATCGGACCGCAGGAGGATTCCTGGCGATCGATCCTCGTCCGCGCGGGGTTCGAGGTGCTCTCAGCGCTTCAAGGGCTGGGCGAGCAGCCTGCCGTGGCCCGGATTTTCGTTGATCATGCCGCCCAAGCCGCGGCCGAGGCCGGAGTGGACCTGCACTGA
- a CDS encoding precorrin-8X methylmutase — protein MVTLQPIAPQDIETESFRIIERELGPTTFSPEEFAVVRRAIHATGDFGFADTFRFHPQAISAGLAAIRAGKNILIDVNMGASGISKGLLARFGGQVICRVAEAETVALAKANGTTRSDAAMARSIDDNIGIVAVGNAPTALLKVMELIDQGLFAPDLVIGVPVGFVNAAESKELLAAKPYPFITALGRKGGTPVAVAAVNALLRLA, from the coding sequence ATGGTCACCCTGCAACCCATCGCCCCCCAGGATATCGAGACCGAAAGTTTTCGCATCATCGAGCGTGAACTCGGCCCCACCACCTTTTCGCCCGAGGAGTTCGCCGTGGTCCGCCGCGCCATCCATGCCACCGGCGATTTCGGCTTTGCCGACACCTTCCGGTTTCATCCCCAGGCGATCAGCGCCGGATTGGCTGCCATCCGGGCCGGCAAGAACATCCTCATCGACGTCAACATGGGTGCCAGCGGTATTTCCAAGGGATTGTTGGCCCGTTTTGGCGGCCAGGTGATCTGCCGGGTGGCGGAAGCGGAAACCGTGGCCCTGGCCAAGGCCAACGGCACCACCCGCTCCGATGCGGCCATGGCCCGCAGCATCGACGACAATATCGGCATCGTCGCCGTGGGCAACGCGCCGACCGCCCTGCTCAAGGTGATGGAACTGATCGACCAAGGGCTCTTTGCCCCGGACCTGGTGATCGGCGTGCCGGTGGGCTTTGTCAACGCGGCCGAATCCAAGGAACTGCTGGCGGCAAAACCCTATCCCTTCATCACCGCCCTGGGCCGCAAGGGCGGCACGCCGGTGGCGGTGGCCGCGGTCAACGCCCTGCTGCGTCTGGCTTGA
- a CDS encoding FecCD family ABC transporter permease gives MNGRTAATWLLPLTVLLVFAVALSATLGFLDVSIPDVFAILWAKLAGHTMPPAVDPVAATVVADVRMPRILASVLVGGLLGVSGAVFQAILLNPLADSYTLGISTGAAFGASLVIVLQIFGLALPPGVTIPVFAFGGGVGTLAVVLFLAAGDRRLSSTSLILAGVIVAAILSAAIGFLKFLADEQVGLIIFWLMGSLAGASWQNILLLAPTALLGTLVGVFYSRDLNIMATGDRAATSLGINTVRLRTLLLTVATLMTALAVSVSGIIGFVGLIVPHMLRHLVGPDNRLLIPLSFFTGGLLLLIADTLTRAVLPVEVPIGVLTALLGGPFFCILFKRRQQDGKSDF, from the coding sequence ATGAATGGCCGGACCGCCGCCACCTGGCTGCTGCCGCTGACCGTGTTGCTGGTCTTTGCCGTGGCCCTGTCCGCCACCCTCGGCTTCCTTGACGTCTCCATTCCGGACGTGTTCGCCATCCTCTGGGCTAAACTCGCCGGCCACACCATGCCGCCGGCTGTTGATCCGGTGGCCGCCACCGTGGTCGCCGACGTGCGCATGCCCCGGATTCTGGCCTCGGTGTTGGTTGGCGGCTTGCTGGGGGTCAGCGGCGCCGTTTTCCAGGCCATCCTCCTCAATCCCCTGGCCGACTCCTACACCCTGGGCATCTCCACCGGCGCCGCCTTCGGCGCCTCGCTGGTGATCGTCCTCCAGATCTTCGGTCTGGCCCTGCCGCCCGGGGTCACCATTCCGGTATTCGCCTTTGGCGGCGGCGTGGGCACGCTGGCGGTGGTGCTCTTTCTTGCCGCGGGCGACCGGCGGCTCTCCTCGACCAGCCTGATCCTGGCCGGGGTCATCGTTGCCGCCATCCTGTCGGCGGCCATCGGTTTTCTTAAATTCCTGGCCGACGAACAGGTCGGCTTGATCATTTTTTGGCTGATGGGCAGCCTCGCCGGCGCCTCGTGGCAGAACATCCTCCTCCTGGCCCCCACGGCCCTGTTGGGCACCCTGGTGGGCGTGTTTTACAGCCGCGATCTCAATATCATGGCCACCGGCGACCGGGCCGCCACCTCGCTGGGCATCAACACCGTCCGCCTGCGTACCCTCCTGCTCACCGTGGCCACCCTGATGACCGCGCTGGCAGTCTCGGTGTCCGGAATCATCGGCTTTGTCGGCCTGATCGTGCCGCACATGCTGCGCCACCTGGTCGGCCCGGACAACCGGCTGTTGATTCCCCTGTCCTTCTTCACCGGCGGCCTGTTGCTGCTGATCGCCGATACCCTCACCCGCGCGGTGCTGCCGGTGGAGGTGCCGATCGGCGTGCTCACCGCGCTGCTGGGCGGCCCCTTCTTCTGTATCCTTTTCAAGAGACGACAGCAGGATGGCAAGAGCGATTTCTGA
- the cbiD gene encoding cobalt-precorrin-5B (C(1))-methyltransferase CbiD, translating to MERPSQRKALRSGYTTGACAAAAAKAAVLCLLGQDTPQTVEIPFPDGSRHRFALCRVGRTDGERIMATVVKDAGDDPDVTNGAEIGAEVRWLDESQDEPITLVNGPGVGRVTKPGLPVAVGEPAINPVPRQMIRAAVAEALAADEGPLRPVEVSIFVRDGEALAEKTLNRRLGVIGGLSILGTTGIVRPVSAKAWTDTIEASMQVARAAGLSEVILATGRTSEAAVQHRLGLPEETQVMMGDYLLYALEAARRHGFARIHLAEMWAKLVKAALAVPQTHVRNGALETRQAADLLAELGLETAAVATLHAANTAREIYDRLKEWGRDDLITAVCRRAKTQAERWSGLEVRVYLVTSEEGVVHVTD from the coding sequence ATGGAGCGACCTTCGCAACGAAAAGCGCTGCGCAGCGGCTACACCACCGGTGCCTGTGCGGCGGCGGCGGCCAAGGCGGCGGTGCTCTGCCTGCTGGGGCAGGACACACCCCAGACGGTGGAAATTCCTTTTCCCGACGGCTCGCGCCACCGTTTTGCCCTGTGCCGCGTTGGACGTACCGACGGGGAGCGGATCATGGCCACGGTGGTCAAGGATGCGGGCGATGACCCGGATGTGACCAACGGTGCGGAGATCGGGGCCGAGGTCCGCTGGCTGGACGAGTCGCAGGACGAGCCGATCACGCTGGTCAACGGCCCGGGTGTTGGGCGGGTGACCAAGCCCGGCTTGCCGGTCGCGGTGGGCGAACCGGCGATCAATCCCGTGCCCCGGCAGATGATCCGGGCCGCAGTGGCGGAAGCCCTGGCCGCCGACGAGGGCCCGCTCCGCCCCGTGGAGGTGTCGATCTTTGTCCGCGACGGCGAGGCCCTGGCCGAGAAGACTCTCAACCGGCGGCTGGGGGTGATCGGCGGTCTGTCCATCCTCGGCACCACCGGCATCGTCCGGCCCGTTTCCGCCAAGGCCTGGACCGACACCATCGAGGCCTCGATGCAGGTAGCCCGGGCGGCCGGCCTCTCCGAGGTGATCCTGGCCACCGGCCGGACCTCGGAGGCGGCGGTGCAGCATCGGCTCGGTCTCCCGGAGGAGACCCAGGTAATGATGGGCGACTATCTGCTCTATGCCCTGGAGGCTGCCCGGCGACACGGTTTTGCCCGCATCCATTTGGCCGAGATGTGGGCCAAACTGGTCAAGGCGGCCCTGGCCGTACCCCAGACCCATGTGCGCAACGGTGCCCTGGAAACACGGCAGGCCGCCGACCTGCTGGCAGAACTCGGACTGGAAACAGCCGCCGTTGCCACCTTGCACGCGGCCAACACGGCTCGGGAGATCTATGATCGACTCAAGGAATGGGGCCGGGACGATCTGATCACCGCCGTCTGCCGTCGGGCCAAGACCCAAGCCGAACGCTGGTCCGGCCTGGAGGTGCGCGTCTATCTGGTGACCTCGGAGGAGGGAGTGGTCCATGTCACGGATTGA
- a CDS encoding bifunctional cobalt-precorrin-7 (C(5))-methyltransferase/cobalt-precorrin-6B (C(15))-methyltransferase: MSRIELIGISGKALNSEQWPILRRCRAIVASRRHRPLVAGLLHPLIDIAPVDAMLHQVDTALIDGDVAVLASGDPLFYGIGRTLIARFGADRLRIHPALSAVQLACARFRLPWDDLTLLSLHGRTVQDLAGRILGRGPMMLFTDSRNSPDRVAATLLNALTACEDRERIAAIRIRVAENLGLADERLTSGSLAEIAAGHFSALNMMLIEQPQPSAADLCFGLREDEILHSRGLITKDEVRAATLHRLRLPATGVFWDIGGGSGSVSLEAARMCPDLSIHTIEKKPEEQANIRANIRRYGAYAIHLVSGEAPDALANLPAPDRIFIGGSGQRLEPILEAAVARLAAGGRIVVNAVLEQTETTALAALQRLGLRVASSTLAVNRRLSPDSEPRVFNPITLITGDK; encoded by the coding sequence ATGTCACGGATTGAACTGATCGGTATTAGCGGCAAGGCCTTGAACAGCGAGCAGTGGCCCATCCTGCGCCGCTGCCGCGCCATCGTCGCCTCCCGCCGCCACCGGCCGCTGGTGGCCGGCCTGCTCCATCCCCTGATCGACATCGCTCCGGTCGATGCCATGCTGCACCAGGTGGATACGGCACTCATCGACGGCGACGTGGCGGTGTTGGCCAGCGGCGATCCCCTGTTCTACGGCATCGGCCGCACCCTGATCGCCCGCTTCGGTGCGGACCGCCTCCGCATTCATCCGGCGCTGTCCGCCGTGCAGCTGGCTTGCGCCCGCTTCCGCCTTCCCTGGGACGACCTGACCCTGCTCAGCCTCCACGGGCGCACGGTGCAGGACCTTGCCGGCCGCATCCTCGGTCGCGGGCCAATGATGCTGTTCACCGACAGCCGCAACAGTCCGGACCGGGTGGCGGCCACCCTGCTGAACGCGCTCACCGCCTGCGAAGACCGCGAGCGCATTGCCGCCATTCGCATCCGGGTGGCGGAAAATCTCGGCCTGGCCGACGAACGGCTGACCAGCGGCAGCTTGGCAGAGATCGCGGCCGGCCATTTTTCCGCCCTCAACATGATGCTGATCGAGCAGCCGCAACCATCAGCGGCAGACCTCTGCTTTGGCCTGCGCGAGGACGAGATCCTCCATTCGCGCGGCTTGATCACCAAGGACGAGGTCCGCGCCGCCACCCTGCACCGGCTGCGGTTGCCGGCCACCGGCGTTTTCTGGGATATTGGCGGCGGTTCCGGCTCGGTATCACTGGAAGCGGCCCGGATGTGCCCTGACCTCTCGATCCACACCATCGAGAAAAAACCCGAGGAGCAGGCCAACATCCGCGCCAACATCCGGCGCTACGGCGCCTATGCCATCCACTTGGTCAGCGGCGAGGCGCCCGATGCCTTGGCCAACCTGCCCGCACCGGATCGGATCTTCATCGGCGGCAGCGGCCAGCGACTGGAACCGATCCTCGAAGCGGCGGTGGCCCGACTGGCCGCAGGCGGCCGCATCGTGGTCAACGCCGTGCTGGAGCAGACCGAAACCACGGCCCTGGCCGCCCTGCAGCGGCTGGGCCTGCGGGTGGCGAGCAGTACCCTGGCCGTGAACCGGCGTCTGTCCCCGGACAGCGAACCACGAGTCTTCAACCCCATAACCCTCATCACAGGCGACAAATGA
- a CDS encoding pyridoxal phosphate-dependent decarboxylase family protein, with the protein MEQEKILARLLQILTRYSQERATGPFVDYLDPEELRQRLDLDSGVRGDWDQLFAWVEKYLTHAVRTSHPAYLNRMWAGANLPSVIGEMVTAVTNTSACTYETAPVSTLMEKYLLRTMLELVGFHNGTGQMTTGSSNANMIAMMAARNNADPAVKQQGLFGRPPLFALVNADAHYSMDRASNILGLGAEHLLKVPVDDHGRMRVDALEQRLAEITAAGGVPFFVAATAGTTVRGSYDLLQPIIALRDQYKFWLHVDGAWGGAVVFSDRLRARFLPHLEQADSFTLDFHKMLGTSLMCNVLLFNQRPDILRQVCSAGDESYIFREGDNGEIRDLGTQSLQCGRRVDSLKWFLDWKFYGREGLAERVEHYLELCAYAEAQVQQAAELEMVVPRESFNVCFRFRPPAPIPAAAFNQELRERMHRTGRSLVGTGFVNGELVLRLLITNINVDKSEIDTFFRAVIETGRELLAERSGLDHPRTR; encoded by the coding sequence ATGGAGCAGGAAAAAATTTTAGCGCGGTTGCTGCAGATCCTCACCCGCTACTCCCAAGAGCGGGCGACGGGACCCTTTGTTGACTATCTCGATCCCGAGGAGCTGCGGCAACGGCTGGATCTGGACAGCGGCGTGCGGGGAGACTGGGACCAGCTGTTCGCCTGGGTAGAGAAATATCTGACCCATGCGGTCAGGACCAGCCATCCCGCCTACCTCAACCGGATGTGGGCCGGGGCCAACCTGCCGTCGGTGATCGGCGAGATGGTGACCGCCGTCACCAACACCTCGGCCTGCACGTACGAGACCGCGCCAGTCTCCACCCTGATGGAGAAATACCTGCTGCGGACCATGCTTGAACTGGTCGGTTTTCACAACGGTACCGGTCAGATGACCACCGGTTCGAGCAACGCCAACATGATCGCCATGATGGCGGCGCGCAACAACGCCGATCCGGCGGTCAAGCAGCAGGGGTTGTTCGGCCGGCCGCCGCTGTTCGCCCTGGTCAATGCCGACGCCCATTACTCCATGGACCGGGCGTCCAACATTCTCGGTTTGGGGGCGGAGCATCTGCTCAAGGTGCCGGTGGACGATCACGGCCGGATGCGGGTGGACGCTCTGGAACAACGACTGGCCGAGATCACCGCCGCAGGCGGGGTGCCCTTTTTTGTCGCCGCCACCGCCGGCACCACGGTGCGGGGATCCTATGACCTGCTGCAGCCAATCATCGCCCTGCGCGATCAATACAAATTCTGGCTGCATGTCGACGGCGCCTGGGGGGGAGCGGTGGTGTTTAGCGACCGGCTGCGCGCCCGGTTCTTGCCCCATCTGGAGCAGGCCGACTCGTTCACCCTGGACTTTCATAAAATGCTGGGCACCTCCCTGATGTGCAACGTGCTGCTGTTCAATCAGCGGCCCGATATTCTTCGCCAGGTGTGCAGCGCCGGCGATGAGAGCTACATCTTCCGCGAGGGCGACAACGGCGAGATCCGCGATCTGGGCACCCAGTCGCTCCAGTGCGGCCGGCGGGTGGACAGCCTCAAATGGTTTCTTGATTGGAAATTTTATGGCCGCGAGGGGTTGGCCGAGCGGGTGGAACACTATCTTGAGCTGTGCGCCTATGCCGAGGCGCAGGTGCAACAGGCCGCAGAGCTGGAAATGGTGGTGCCCCGGGAGTCGTTCAACGTCTGTTTTCGCTTCCGTCCTCCCGCGCCTATCCCTGCCGCCGCCTTCAATCAGGAACTGCGGGAACGGATGCACCGCACCGGCCGCAGCCTGGTCGGTACCGGGTTCGTCAACGGCGAATTGGTGCTGCGGTTGCTGATTACCAACATCAACGTCGACAAATCCGAGATCGACACCTTTTTTCGGGCGGTGATCGAAACCGGCCGGGAACTGCTGGCCGAAAGGAGCGGCCTGGATCACCCCCGAACACGGTAG
- a CDS encoding ABC transporter substrate-binding protein has protein sequence MRINVLLFVQCLVFLLVSVASAASITDSEHRTLVFNQPFKRIISLYPAHTTNLLELGLDKEIVACGPSDAGLPGRPVVQFQDDPERLLALKPDLVLIRPMISRGYPNLVRILEKNNVRVVSLQPTEASGLFVYWENLGKLTGREAQAKAMIETFGTRLAEITASLKDIPMEKRKRVYFEAIHKQMKTFAPTSMAMFVLESAGGVNIATDAERMRETNIAAYGKERILAKAEQIDLYLAQSGRMNPVSVDDIVKEPGFYLIKAVRERQVFLVDEEMVSRPTLGLLDGIGFVKSLLYPDYGQEGITRL, from the coding sequence ATGCGCATCAACGTCTTGCTTTTCGTCCAGTGCCTTGTCTTTCTCCTCGTTTCCGTGGCATCGGCCGCTTCGATCACCGACAGCGAGCATCGGACCCTGGTCTTCAACCAGCCCTTCAAACGCATCATCTCCCTCTATCCGGCCCACACCACCAATCTGCTCGAACTCGGCTTGGACAAGGAAATCGTGGCCTGCGGCCCCAGCGACGCCGGGTTGCCCGGCCGGCCGGTGGTCCAGTTCCAGGACGATCCCGAACGACTGTTGGCACTCAAACCCGATTTGGTGCTGATTCGGCCGATGATCAGCCGTGGCTACCCCAACCTGGTGCGCATCCTCGAAAAAAACAATGTCCGCGTCGTGTCCTTGCAGCCGACCGAAGCCAGCGGGCTGTTCGTCTACTGGGAGAACCTGGGCAAGCTCACCGGCCGGGAAGCCCAGGCCAAGGCCATGATCGAGACTTTTGGCACCCGGTTGGCCGAAATCACCGCCTCGCTGAAGGATATTCCGATGGAGAAACGCAAACGGGTCTACTTCGAGGCCATCCACAAGCAGATGAAGACCTTTGCCCCCACTTCCATGGCCATGTTCGTGCTCGAGTCGGCGGGCGGGGTCAACATCGCCACCGATGCCGAGCGGATGCGCGAGACCAATATCGCCGCTTACGGCAAGGAGCGCATCCTGGCCAAGGCCGAGCAGATCGACCTTTATCTGGCCCAGTCCGGGCGGATGAATCCGGTGAGCGTCGATGACATTGTCAAGGAACCGGGTTTTTATCTGATCAAGGCGGTGCGCGAGCGCCAAGTGTTCCTAGTCGATGAAGAGATGGTCTCACGGCCGACCCTGGGGCTGCTCGACGGCATCGGCTTCGTCAAGTCGCTGCTCTACCCGGATTACGGTCAGGAAGGCATCACCCGCCTATGA
- a CDS encoding helix-turn-helix domain-containing protein, protein MSDNDYMVTQKEAADFLNVSTKSISRYRKRGLPYKLVLNPVTGKQEVRFRYADLERWDEGRQLLAAYPRDGEEPAAARAGAPTKPTEPGSDFLQDLLLAYKDQIELLREQLEDMREQLARRDRQIDDLMRLMVGLQLEYKPLQPATQNAAEADEAAASAPLQVTQGTDELYQVIELPLQLDPRRGPMPHAGQEPETPPPADGKKRFSREQLSASIGRLRQKGKSYEEIARGLNRINVATLSGLLQWTAYEVQTLLPPLVATPSQEPLAGNGG, encoded by the coding sequence ATGAGCGACAACGACTACATGGTCACCCAGAAAGAGGCGGCCGATTTCCTCAACGTCTCGACCAAATCCATCAGCCGCTACCGCAAGCGGGGATTGCCCTATAAGCTGGTGCTCAACCCGGTGACCGGCAAGCAGGAGGTCCGGTTCCGCTATGCCGATCTGGAGCGATGGGACGAGGGGCGGCAGCTGCTCGCCGCCTACCCCCGCGACGGCGAGGAACCCGCCGCAGCCAGGGCCGGTGCCCCGACCAAACCGACCGAGCCGGGCAGCGACTTTCTCCAGGACCTGCTCCTCGCCTACAAGGATCAGATCGAGCTGCTTCGTGAACAGTTGGAGGACATGCGCGAACAGCTGGCCCGCCGCGACCGTCAGATTGACGATCTGATGCGGCTGATGGTGGGCCTGCAACTGGAATACAAGCCCCTGCAGCCCGCCACACAAAACGCGGCTGAGGCGGACGAAGCAGCTGCATCCGCCCCCCTCCAGGTCACGCAAGGGACCGATGAACTCTACCAGGTGATCGAACTGCCGCTTCAGCTTGACCCACGCCGCGGGCCGATGCCCCATGCCGGCCAGGAGCCGGAAACGCCGCCTCCAGCGGATGGGAAAAAACGCTTTTCCCGGGAACAGCTGTCGGCGTCGATTGGCCGGCTGCGGCAAAAAGGGAAAAGCTACGAGGAAATCGCCCGGGGGCTCAATCGGATCAACGTGGCCACCCTTTCCGGGCTTCTGCAGTGGACCGCCTACGAGGTGCAGACCCTGTTGCCGCCGCTGGTGGCGACACCGTCTCAGGAACCGTTGGCGGGAAACGGCGGGTGA
- a CDS encoding cobyrinate a,c-diamide synthase has product MSRPAVLIAGTHSGCGKTTVTLGVMAALARRGIVVQPFKCGPDFIDPSLHRMVTGRASRNLDVRMCGADWVRRTFARHGASEGCAVVEGVMGLFDGGEGSAATLAKTLKLPVLLVIDVRSAAESVAAVAHGFATLDPDLSLAGIICNRIGSDKHRNMVAAALQAHCRVPIIGFLPRSEEVHIPSRHLGLHMGEEHPLRGEGLERLIHLVEQHLDLDLLLRIAGERRDVPPVSDAPLVATGSPVRIGVARDAAFCFYYEDNLDLLREAGAELVLFSPLHDPDLPPDLHGLYLGGGYPELHASQLSANSTMREQIWAFAASGRPVYGECGGFMYLCAAILDHEGACFPMIGVYPFVARMQTRLRSLGYRQPRVEHDCLLAPAGTVLHGHEFHYSTIDADGADVPAAYRMENGASEGHVHKNTLAGYIHLHWGRTPAVAERFVAACRKAGCGREPF; this is encoded by the coding sequence ATGAGCCGGCCGGCCGTGCTCATCGCCGGCACCCATTCGGGTTGCGGCAAGACCACCGTCACCCTGGGGGTGATGGCGGCCCTGGCCCGGCGGGGTATCGTGGTCCAGCCGTTCAAGTGCGGCCCGGACTTCATCGACCCCAGCCTGCATCGCATGGTCACCGGACGAGCGTCGCGCAACCTCGATGTGCGCATGTGCGGGGCTGACTGGGTCCGCCGCACCTTTGCCCGTCACGGTGCCTCCGAGGGCTGCGCCGTGGTCGAGGGGGTGATGGGGCTGTTTGACGGTGGCGAGGGGTCGGCGGCCACCCTGGCCAAAACGCTCAAGTTGCCGGTTCTGCTGGTGATCGATGTCCGCTCGGCGGCGGAAAGCGTGGCCGCCGTGGCCCATGGTTTTGCCACCCTCGATCCGGACCTCTCCCTGGCCGGGATCATCTGCAACCGGATCGGCTCGGACAAGCACCGGAACATGGTGGCCGCGGCCCTTCAGGCCCACTGCCGGGTGCCGATCATCGGCTTTCTCCCCCGCAGCGAGGAGGTGCACATCCCTTCCCGCCACCTGGGGTTGCACATGGGCGAGGAACACCCGCTGCGCGGCGAGGGACTGGAACGGTTGATCCATCTAGTCGAGCAGCACCTCGATCTGGACCTGCTGCTCCGCATTGCCGGCGAACGGAGGGACGTGCCACCGGTGTCCGATGCCCCCCTGGTGGCCACCGGCTCGCCGGTACGGATCGGCGTGGCCCGGGATGCGGCCTTCTGCTTCTACTACGAGGACAACCTCGACCTGCTCCGCGAGGCCGGGGCCGAACTGGTGCTGTTCAGTCCGCTCCACGATCCGGACCTACCGCCGGATCTGCACGGCCTTTACCTGGGCGGCGGCTATCCGGAACTGCATGCCAGCCAGCTGAGCGCCAACAGCACCATGCGGGAACAGATCTGGGCCTTTGCCGCCAGCGGCCGTCCGGTCTATGGCGAATGCGGCGGCTTCATGTACCTGTGCGCCGCCATCTTGGATCACGAGGGCGCCTGCTTCCCCATGATCGGTGTCTATCCCTTTGTGGCCCGCATGCAGACCCGGCTGCGCAGCCTGGGCTACCGCCAGCCGAGGGTCGAACACGACTGTCTGCTGGCGCCTGCGGGCACGGTGCTCCACGGGCATGAATTTCATTACTCGACCATCGATGCCGACGGTGCCGATGTACCCGCCGCCTACCGCATGGAAAACGGGGCATCCGAAGGCCATGTCCACAAGAACACCCTGGCCGGCTACATCCACCTCCACTGGGGCCGGACGCCTGCGGTGGCGGAGCGGTTTGTGGCGGCTTGTCGGAAGGCCGGGTGTGGGCGAGAGCCATTTTGA